A genomic segment from Flavobacterium sp. 9R encodes:
- a CDS encoding alpha/beta hydrolase translates to MNLSLEYKIREPKVVLAENPVLILLHGYGSNEADLFSFAPELPDHYYIISARAPYDLQYGSYAWYAINFDADQNKFSDNNQARESRDCIANFIDELTQNYPINKEEVTLIGFSQGAILSYAVALSYPEKVKQIVAMSGYLNPDIIAEDYLKNNLNSLRIFASHGVVDQVIPVEWARKTAPFMEKLGVAITYKEYPIGHGVSPQNFYDFKNWLE, encoded by the coding sequence ATGAATTTATCCTTAGAATACAAAATAAGAGAACCTAAAGTTGTTTTAGCAGAAAATCCAGTATTAATTTTACTACACGGTTACGGTAGTAATGAAGCAGATTTATTCTCTTTTGCACCAGAATTACCAGATCATTACTATATCATTTCGGCTAGAGCGCCTTATGATTTACAATACGGCAGTTATGCGTGGTATGCTATTAATTTTGATGCTGATCAAAACAAATTTTCAGATAACAATCAAGCACGCGAATCTCGTGATTGCATTGCGAACTTTATCGACGAATTAACACAAAATTACCCTATCAACAAAGAAGAAGTAACGCTCATTGGTTTTAGTCAAGGAGCCATTCTGAGTTATGCTGTAGCACTTTCTTATCCCGAAAAAGTAAAACAGATTGTTGCGATGAGCGGCTATTTGAATCCTGATATCATAGCTGAAGATTACTTAAAAAACAATCTGAATTCGTTGCGTATTTTTGCATCTCACGGCGTAGTAGACCAAGTGATTCCTGTAGAATGGGCCAGAAAAACAGCTCCTTTTATGGAAAAATTAGGCGTTGCTATAACCTATAAAGAATACCCTATCGGACACGGTGTTTCGCCACAGAATTTTTATGACTTCAAAAATTGGTTAGAATAA
- a CDS encoding DUF4870 domain-containing protein produces the protein MNTSDNGKNIAIVSYLTIIGAIIAIFMNSEKKDSFAAFHIRQALGIFVSFFLIGYFIGYFDSWMISSAFYVFYFILWIYGFVAALQGEAKLIPLLGEQFQKIFKNIE, from the coding sequence ATGAACACATCAGACAACGGAAAAAATATCGCCATTGTAAGCTATCTTACCATTATTGGCGCCATTATCGCCATTTTTATGAACTCCGAAAAGAAAGATTCTTTTGCCGCTTTTCACATTCGTCAAGCCTTAGGTATTTTCGTTTCTTTCTTTTTAATTGGCTATTTCATTGGCTATTTTGATAGTTGGATGATTTCTTCAGCCTTTTATGTATTCTATTTTATCCTATGGATTTATGGCTTTGTAGCAGCATTACAAGGAGAAGCCAAACTTATTCCGCTCTTGGGAGAACAGTTTCAAAAGATATTTAAAAACATAGAATAA
- a CDS encoding dihydroorotase family protein: MKILLRAATIIDSKSPFHNQTMDILIQDGYIKQIGVALPTNGAEEIQLPQVHVSSGWFDSSVSLGEPGFEDRETISNGLTVAAKSGFTAIALQPNSHPIIDNQGQINFVLNKAKDALTQLYPIGALTVGNEGKDMAELFDMKKAGAIAFGDYNKSLDNANLLKIALQYVQDFDGLVIAFAQDEKIKGNGVANEGLASTRLGLKGIPTLAEELHIARNLFLLEYTGGKLHIPTISTQKSVALIKEAKAKGLQVSCSVSVHHLVLNEDQLDGFDTRYKVTPPLRSESDRKALLEGILDGTIDMITTDHNPIDIEHKKMEFDGAKNGTIGLESAFGALSTILPTAVIIEKLTAGKTTFGIPTHSINEGEPANLTLFTTEGESIFTKESILSKSKNSAFLGQKLQGKVYGCINQNQMILNQ, translated from the coding sequence ATGAAAATTCTCCTGAGAGCAGCAACAATTATCGATTCTAAAAGTCCCTTTCACAACCAAACTATGGATATTTTAATCCAAGACGGCTATATTAAACAAATAGGAGTTGCGCTCCCAACAAACGGAGCCGAAGAAATACAATTACCACAAGTACACGTTTCTTCAGGATGGTTTGATAGCAGCGTTTCCCTAGGAGAGCCTGGTTTTGAAGACAGAGAAACCATCAGTAATGGTCTTACTGTAGCTGCAAAAAGTGGATTTACAGCCATTGCTTTACAACCCAACTCACATCCTATCATTGATAATCAAGGGCAAATTAATTTCGTACTCAACAAAGCAAAAGATGCCCTAACCCAACTCTACCCTATTGGTGCACTAACCGTGGGTAACGAAGGAAAAGATATGGCCGAACTTTTTGACATGAAAAAAGCAGGCGCTATTGCATTTGGAGACTATAATAAAAGCTTGGACAATGCTAACTTGTTGAAAATCGCTTTGCAATATGTACAAGATTTTGACGGACTAGTGATTGCTTTTGCACAAGACGAAAAAATAAAAGGAAATGGAGTTGCTAACGAAGGTTTAGCATCAACAAGATTAGGATTAAAAGGCATTCCAACGCTTGCTGAAGAATTACATATTGCAAGAAACTTGTTTTTATTAGAATACACAGGAGGTAAATTACACATTCCAACCATTTCAACACAAAAATCAGTTGCGTTGATAAAAGAGGCAAAAGCCAAAGGTTTACAGGTAAGCTGTAGTGTTAGCGTACATCATTTAGTATTAAACGAAGATCAATTGGATGGTTTTGATACTCGATACAAAGTAACACCACCGCTCAGAAGCGAATCGGATAGAAAAGCGTTACTAGAAGGAATTCTCGACGGAACTATTGACATGATTACAACTGATCACAATCCTATTGATATTGAACATAAAAAAATGGAATTTGACGGCGCTAAAAACGGTACTATTGGATTAGAAAGTGCTTTTGGAGCGTTGTCTACTATATTGCCAACGGCTGTAATCATCGAAAAATTAACCGCTGGAAAAACAACTTTTGGAATTCCGACTCACTCCATCAACGAAGGAGAACCAGCCAATTTGACTCTTTTTACCACCGAAGGGGAAAGTATTTTCACCAAAGAAAGCATACTGTCAAAATCTAAAAACTCCGCTTTTCTAGGTCAAAAATTACAAGGAAAAGTGTATGGTTGTATCAACCAAAATCAAATGATTTTGAACCAATAA
- a CDS encoding BatA and WFA domain-containing protein — MHFKHPEILYFLFLLLVPILVHLFQLRRFKTEYFTNVRFLKKLTIESRKSSKIKKRLLLATRLLLLSALILAFAQPYFEAKDHKNANNELYIILDNSFSMQAKGNRGELLKRAVQELLEETPENSTFSLLTNEENFWNTDIKSIQNDLQNLKYSAIPFDLDAQLAKINTRKSIYKKDIILISDGVGTQQKQDNKEEIYFIKPEAEQKNNAAIDSVFINQTLDNFYEITVSIKGFGEDLAPLPIALYNQNKLIAKTIVTLDTKKKNVNFTIPKQEFNGYVTINDKGLPYDNEYFFSIAKNKKTAVLSIGEPQKSGFLSRIYTSNEFNITTSDLRLLDYNSIEKQTTIVLNELPEIPQALQTTLQAFVNKGGNLVVIPSESTTVASTNSFLKSIGNIQMGASDNSNPKQITKINFDHPLFSGVFESKITNFQYPKAEKSFVVKSTYPSILSYEDQTPFLTSIPKSTGTLFLFSAPLNTKNSNFQQSPLIVPVFYKMGINNKNALLYAATIGNNTPFWVNTTLTKEAVLTVKGKNEQFIPIQQMLDNKVKVTFADLPKQSGNYTIFNKNEALESISFNYARTESDLSKVTTDFGENFESIDSIRSVFNTLQTNRTDQQIWKWFLIFALTFLLIEMAIIRFLK; from the coding sequence ATGCATTTTAAACACCCTGAGATTCTATACTTTTTATTCCTTTTATTAGTGCCTATTTTGGTGCATTTATTTCAGTTAAGAAGATTCAAAACCGAATATTTTACCAATGTTCGCTTCTTAAAAAAGCTAACAATAGAATCGAGAAAAAGTTCAAAAATCAAGAAAAGACTCTTACTAGCCACTCGATTATTGTTACTTTCCGCTCTAATTTTAGCTTTTGCACAACCTTATTTTGAAGCAAAAGACCATAAAAATGCTAACAATGAATTGTATATCATTTTAGACAATTCCTTCAGTATGCAAGCCAAAGGAAACAGAGGTGAATTACTCAAAAGAGCTGTTCAAGAACTATTAGAAGAAACACCAGAAAACAGCACTTTTTCACTTTTAACAAACGAAGAAAATTTTTGGAATACGGATATTAAATCAATACAAAACGACTTACAAAACCTAAAATATTCTGCCATTCCATTTGACTTAGATGCTCAATTAGCCAAAATAAACACTCGAAAATCTATTTATAAAAAAGACATTATTCTCATTTCAGATGGCGTTGGCACACAACAAAAACAAGACAATAAAGAGGAAATTTATTTTATAAAACCAGAAGCCGAACAAAAAAACAACGCCGCTATAGACAGTGTTTTCATCAATCAAACGCTCGATAACTTTTATGAAATCACAGTCAGTATTAAAGGTTTTGGAGAGGATTTAGCCCCTTTACCAATTGCGCTTTACAATCAAAACAAATTGATTGCAAAAACTATCGTTACGCTAGATACGAAAAAGAAAAACGTAAATTTTACTATTCCAAAACAAGAGTTTAATGGCTATGTCACTATAAACGACAAAGGATTACCTTATGACAACGAATACTTTTTTAGTATTGCTAAAAACAAAAAAACAGCTGTTTTAAGTATTGGAGAGCCTCAAAAAAGCGGCTTTCTTTCTCGAATTTACACTTCAAATGAATTCAATATCACTACCTCTGATTTACGTTTATTGGATTACAATAGTATAGAAAAACAAACGACTATAGTCCTTAACGAACTTCCTGAAATTCCACAAGCACTTCAAACCACCTTGCAAGCATTTGTCAACAAAGGAGGAAATTTAGTAGTCATCCCTTCAGAAAGCACTACTGTTGCAAGCACCAATTCTTTCCTAAAAAGCATTGGAAACATACAAATGGGAGCTTCTGATAACAGTAATCCCAAACAAATCACTAAAATCAATTTTGACCACCCTCTTTTTAGCGGGGTATTTGAAAGTAAAATCACCAACTTCCAATACCCAAAAGCCGAAAAATCTTTTGTAGTAAAAAGTACTTACCCGAGCATTCTTTCTTACGAAGATCAAACGCCATTTTTAACATCAATTCCAAAATCTACTGGCACTTTGTTTCTTTTTTCGGCGCCATTAAACACAAAAAACAGCAACTTTCAACAATCTCCATTGATTGTTCCAGTGTTTTATAAAATGGGTATAAACAATAAAAATGCCTTATTGTACGCCGCAACTATAGGAAACAATACTCCATTTTGGGTAAATACAACTTTAACCAAGGAAGCCGTCCTTACAGTTAAAGGAAAAAATGAACAATTCATCCCAATTCAACAAATGTTAGATAACAAAGTAAAAGTAACATTTGCTGATCTTCCAAAGCAATCTGGTAATTACACGATTTTTAATAAAAATGAAGCACTAGAAAGTATTTCTTTTAATTATGCGCGAACCGAAAGCGATTTAAGCAAAGTAACTACAGATTTCGGTGAAAATTTTGAAAGTATAGATAGTATAAGAAGCGTTTTCAATACTTTACAAACCAACAGAACAGACCAACAAATTTGGAAATGGTTTCTTATCTTTGCACTGACCTTTTTACTAATAGAAATGGCCATTATCCGATTTTTAAAATAA
- a CDS encoding lactonase family protein, with translation MKSKILVLLFVSFVTTVSAQQDLYHLIVGTYTNKCENKGIYNFKFDVNSGNSLLNGSTVNIQNPSYLALSSDNKHLYAVNESGATSTVTSFSYDGKTGKMIVLNKQATKGADPCHVITDDKNVITANYSGGNITVFFKNADGSLTDAKQIVQLSGSGPNKERQEASHMHMVAFSSDKKYVLAVDLGADKIYVYNYNADASKDILTFKSSVSVKPGAGPRHLTFDEEGKYVYVLNELDGGLLTYSFVKGELTLVDDTSVMARDYKGDFRSAAIALSPDGKFLYATNRGEANTISIFKVLKNGKLEFKEAVSTLGKGPRSFVIDPTGSLLLVANQASNEVVVFRRDKSTGSLTDTGKRISVCEPVHLLFEKRL, from the coding sequence ATGAAAAGCAAGATTTTAGTGCTACTTTTTGTTTCTTTTGTTACGACAGTTAGCGCTCAGCAAGATCTCTATCACTTGATTGTTGGTACTTATACCAATAAATGCGAAAATAAAGGAATTTATAATTTTAAATTCGATGTTAATTCTGGAAATTCTTTATTGAATGGCTCAACTGTTAATATTCAGAATCCTAGTTATTTGGCGCTTTCTTCAGATAATAAGCATCTTTACGCAGTTAATGAGTCTGGGGCGACAAGTACAGTTACGTCCTTTAGTTATGACGGTAAAACGGGCAAAATGATTGTGTTGAATAAGCAGGCGACTAAAGGAGCTGATCCGTGCCATGTTATTACAGATGATAAAAACGTAATTACTGCTAACTATTCTGGTGGAAATATTACTGTTTTTTTTAAGAATGCTGATGGTAGTTTGACCGATGCTAAACAAATTGTACAACTATCTGGTAGTGGTCCAAATAAAGAACGTCAAGAAGCGTCACATATGCATATGGTGGCTTTTTCATCTGATAAAAAATATGTTTTGGCTGTTGATTTGGGCGCTGATAAAATTTATGTTTACAATTATAATGCTGATGCAAGCAAAGATATTTTGACTTTCAAAAGTAGTGTAAGTGTAAAGCCTGGAGCGGGACCACGTCATTTGACTTTTGATGAAGAGGGAAAATATGTTTATGTTTTGAATGAACTAGATGGTGGTTTGTTGACTTATAGTTTTGTTAAAGGTGAATTGACTTTGGTAGACGATACTTCAGTAATGGCTAGAGATTATAAAGGCGATTTTCGTTCTGCAGCCATTGCGTTATCACCAGATGGAAAGTTTTTGTATGCTACTAATAGAGGAGAAGCAAATACTATTTCGATTTTTAAAGTATTGAAAAACGGAAAATTGGAGTTTAAAGAGGCGGTAAGTACTTTAGGTAAAGGTCCAAGAAGCTTCGTAATAGATCCGACGGGAAGTTTATTACTTGTTGCGAATCAAGCGAGTAATGAAGTGGTGGTTTTTAGAAGAGATAAAAGCACAGGAAGTTTGACCGATACGGGAAAAAGAATTTCGGTTTGCGAGCCTGTTCATCTGCTTTTTGAAAAACGTTTGTAA
- a CDS encoding DEAD/DEAH box helicase, with protein sequence MSTFEQFNLPKSLQKAIDEIGFTSPTPIQEKTFSVIMSGRDMMGIAQTGTGKTFAYLIPLLKLYKFTHTNTPKIVILVPTRELVVQVVEEVEKLTKYMSVKTLGIYGGVNINTQKKAVYEGVDILVGTPGRTMDLALDAVVRFDETQKLVIDEFDEMLNLGFRTQLTALLAMMKTKRQNILFSATMTDEVDTVLNDYFDYPEEVTLAASGTPLENITQVSYNVPNFNTKINLLKHLLEQNEDMTRILVFVNNKKISDMLFNRIDELFEGQFGVIHSNKSQNYRLSTMAEFQEGNLRGLITTDIMARGLDISNITHVINFEMPELPELYMHRIGRTGRADATGTAISFITPREEESKIEVEVLMNMELPIANFPEEVEVSTKLIEPEKDRQPIKFLMKKVKLEGDGAFHEKSKKNKKVNLGGPSKTKKKTHGSVNRNMLKTRDKKRKDSNK encoded by the coding sequence ATGAGCACTTTCGAGCAATTCAATCTTCCCAAATCCTTACAAAAAGCAATAGATGAAATAGGATTTACCTCTCCTACTCCCATTCAGGAAAAAACTTTTTCTGTAATTATGTCTGGTAGAGATATGATGGGAATTGCACAAACAGGAACTGGTAAAACCTTTGCTTACCTAATTCCTTTATTGAAACTTTATAAATTTACGCACACCAATACACCAAAAATCGTAATTCTAGTACCTACAAGAGAGTTAGTGGTACAAGTTGTAGAAGAAGTAGAAAAATTGACAAAATACATGTCGGTAAAAACACTTGGAATCTATGGTGGTGTAAATATCAATACACAAAAAAAGGCAGTTTACGAAGGCGTTGATATTTTGGTTGGAACACCGGGTAGAACAATGGATTTAGCTTTAGATGCTGTTGTTCGCTTTGATGAAACTCAAAAATTAGTAATCGATGAGTTTGACGAAATGCTCAACTTAGGGTTTAGAACGCAATTAACGGCTCTATTGGCAATGATGAAAACCAAACGTCAAAACATATTATTCTCTGCTACAATGACAGATGAAGTAGATACTGTTTTGAATGATTATTTTGATTATCCTGAAGAAGTTACCCTTGCAGCCTCTGGAACTCCTCTTGAAAACATTACACAAGTTTCATACAATGTTCCAAATTTCAATACTAAAATCAATCTTCTTAAGCATTTGTTGGAACAAAATGAAGACATGACCCGAATCCTAGTTTTTGTGAACAACAAAAAAATCTCGGACATGCTTTTCAATCGAATAGATGAATTGTTTGAAGGCCAATTTGGTGTCATTCATTCCAATAAATCGCAAAACTATCGATTAAGTACGATGGCGGAATTTCAAGAAGGAAATTTGAGAGGTTTGATTACCACCGATATCATGGCAAGAGGATTAGACATTTCAAACATTACCCATGTAATCAACTTCGAGATGCCTGAGCTACCAGAACTATACATGCACCGTATTGGTAGAACAGGAAGAGCTGATGCCACTGGAACAGCAATTAGCTTCATTACTCCTCGTGAAGAAGAGTCTAAAATTGAAGTAGAAGTTTTGATGAATATGGAATTACCGATAGCTAATTTTCCAGAAGAGGTTGAGGTTTCTACCAAATTAATCGAACCCGAAAAAGACCGTCAACCCATTAAGTTTTTAATGAAAAAAGTTAAACTTGAGGGAGATGGCGCTTTTCATGAAAAAAGCAAAAAGAACAAAAAAGTCAATCTTGGTGGACCATCAAAAACGAAAAAGAAAACACATGGTTCTGTAAATAGAAACATGCTTAAAACAAGAGATAAAAAAAGAAAAGACTCCAACAAATAA
- a CDS encoding response regulator transcription factor produces the protein MKAIPEILIVENNEMTLEILTIVLTKENYHVTIAHDTNEAIAIASEKKFALVLVSILVPPRSGFEVIKFFTTYQKDVPVVVLSTQAEEEKTVEESFLLGVADFIAKPFNPNELLLRIKRLL, from the coding sequence ATGAAAGCAATCCCAGAAATACTGATAGTAGAAAATAATGAAATGACACTTGAAATTCTGACCATCGTGCTTACAAAAGAGAATTATCATGTTACAATTGCTCACGATACAAATGAGGCAATAGCAATTGCTAGTGAAAAAAAATTCGCCCTCGTATTGGTTTCCATATTAGTACCTCCAAGATCTGGTTTTGAAGTAATTAAATTCTTTACAACCTACCAAAAAGATGTTCCTGTAGTAGTTTTATCAACACAAGCTGAAGAGGAAAAAACAGTAGAAGAGTCATTTTTATTAGGTGTTGCTGACTTCATTGCCAAACCTTTTAATCCTAACGAACTCCTTCTGCGTATAAAACGATTATTATAA